The following are encoded together in the Tripterygium wilfordii isolate XIE 37 chromosome 3, ASM1340144v1, whole genome shotgun sequence genome:
- the LOC119988806 gene encoding protein SCO1 homolog 2, mitochondrial isoform X2, with amino-acid sequence MSTETQAPRSWNIYIIPAAAVLGLAGLATFVHYNDERRAILKGQGNSDNDTTAKGPIIGGPFTLVDTENKTVTEKNLLGNWVLLYFGYTSSPDVGPDQVQMMAKAIKILESKHNVKVLPVFVTIDPQRDTPSHLRAYLQEFDSRITGLTGPANAIRQMAQEYRVYFRKIEEEGNDYLVESSHNMYLMNPNMEVARCFGVEYNAEDLSEAIVKELQKTPS; translated from the exons CCAGCTGCTGCTGTACTTGGATTGGCTGGATTAGCTACTTTTGTTCATTATAATGACGAGAGAAGAGCCATCTTAAAAG GACAGGGGAACAGCGATAATGATACTACTGCTAAGGGTCCGATCATTGGTGGCCCTTTCACTCTGGTTGATACGGAAAATAAAACAGTGACTGAAAAGAACCTTTTAGGGAACTGGGTTCTACTCTATTTCGGCTACACATCATCTCCCGATGTTGGACCTGATCAAGTCCAAATGATGGCCAAGGCAATAAAGATATTAG AATCAAAACATAATGTTAAGGTTTTACCGGTATTTGTCACAATTGATCCTCAGCGTGATACACCTTCTCATCTTCGTGCCTACCTTCAAG AGTTTGATTCGAGAATAACGGGATTGACGGGGCCTGCTAATGCTATAAGGCAGATGGCACAGGAATACCGAGTGTATTTCCGGAAGATTGAGGAAGAAGGGAATGACTATCTTGTCGAGTCTTCTCACAACAT GTATCTGATGAACCCAAACATGGAGGTTGCAAGATGCTTTGGAGTTGAGTACAATGCAGAAGACTTGTCAGAAGCAATAGTAAAGGAACTACAGAAAACGCCAAGTTAG
- the LOC119987627 gene encoding PLAT domain-containing protein 3-like, translated as MSVRLLTVLFALSFSFITIARGDDCVYTVYIRTGSIIKGGTDSIISLTLYDVFGETVEITDLEAWGGLMGPDYNYFERGNLDIFSGRGECLSSPICALNITSDGSSPHHGWYCNYVEVTATGVHTPCTQQQFTVEQWLALDTAPWELTAIRNYCQSEFDGRKIKKSSLIRSVV; from the exons ATGTCAGTCAGGCTCCTCACTGTCCTCTTCGCcctctctttctccttcatcACCATCGCCCGT GGCGATGATTGCGTGTACACGGTCTACATAAGGACCGGTTCGATCATCAAGGGCGGAACCGATTCCATCATCAGTTTAACCCTCTACGACGTGTTCGGCGAGACGGTGGAGATCACAGACCTGGAGGCCTGGGGCGGGCTGATGGGCCCGGATTACAACTACTTCGAGAGGGGCAATTTGGACATTTTCAGTGGGAGGGGTGAGTGCCTGAGCTCCCCAATCTGTGCCTTGAATATCACATCGGACGGGTCCAGTCCCCATCACGGATGGTACTGCAACTATGTGGAGGTTACGGCGACCGGAGTACACACCCCCTGTACGCAGCAGCAGTTCACGGTGGAGCAGTGGTTGGCCCTTGATACGGCGCCTTGGGAGCTCACTGCTATTAGGAATTACTGTCAGTCTGAATTTGATGGCCGCAAGATCAAGAAGTCTTCTCTGATCAGATCGGTAGTgtga
- the LOC119989210 gene encoding protein NRT1/ PTR FAMILY 5.10-like, which translates to MSTGTDEEETLLLELHVDGFVDYEGRPILKSYSGGWRSAAFLIGVEVAERFSYYGIASNLITFLTGSLGESTATAAENVNLWAGVATLLPLLGGFVADSFFGRYRTIVIASIIYILGLGLLSLLAGLTSGSSSSSNIYVILFYFALYLVAIGQGGHKPCILAFGADQFDGKDPEESKSKSSFFNWWYFSSNVGILVTLSVLVYIQDNLSWAFGFGIPCIMMVAALFIFFLGTRTYRYSAKTNKKHPFVRIGRVFVAAARNRKITPLAMAPEEEGCSSLPPHLSKQFKCLDKALLTTAGFMEDGKVCSAVEVEEAKAVLRLVPIWVSCLGYAVVFAQCSTFFTKQGVTMDRTITSNFRIPAASLQSFISIAIILIVPLYDRIFVRVARAITMKPSGFTMLQRIGIGMILSAISMVIAALVEMKRLQSAEENGLVNKPNATIPMSIWWLVPQYILFGAADVFTMIGLQEFFYDQVPVELRSIGISLYLSIFGVGSILSSLLISAIDKVSNGTWFNDNLNRAHLDYFYWLLAGLNAVGLASFWYFAKSYIYKRESTG; encoded by the exons ATGTCAACTGGCACTGATGAAGAGGAAACCCTGCTATTGGAACTACATGTCGACGGCTTCGTCGACTACGAAGGCCGTCCAATCCTCAAATCCTACTCCGGCGGTTGGAGATCTGCTGCTTTCCTTATTG GTGTTGAAGTGGCGGAGAGGTTCTCCTATTACGGGATCGCCTCCAACCTTATAACATTCTTGACGGGGTCGCTTGGGGAGTCCACTGCTACAGCCGCTGAAAACGTTAACTTGTGGGCTGGCGTAGCCACTCTGTTGCCTCTTCTCGGTGGCTTTGTAGCTGATTCTTTCTTTGGACGATACCGCACCATTGTCATTGCTTCGATTATTTACATCTTG GGACTAGGCTTGCTGTCTCTGCTTGCAGGCCTTACTTCCGGCAGCAGTTCATCTTCTAACATCTATGTAATTTTATTCTACTTTGCTTTATATCTAGTGGCAATTGGACAAGGTGGACACAAGCCTTGTATTCTAGCTTTTGGAGCAGATCAGTTTGATGGGAAAGATCCAGAGGAGAGCAAATCCAAAAGCTCTTTCTTCAATTGGTGGTACTTCAGTTCAAATGTTGGCATCCTCGTAACGCTTTCTGTCTTGGTCTATATTCAAGACAACCTTAGTTGGGCCTTTGGATTTGGAATCCCTTGTATTATGATGGTTGCTGCattgttcattttctttcttggaACTAGGACTTATAGATATAGTGCCAAGACTAATAAGAAACACCCATTTGTGAGAATCGGCCGAGTGTTTGTGGCAGCAGCTAGGAACCGGAAAATTACTCCTCTGGCAATGGCTCCTGAAGAGGAAGGTTGTAGCTCCTTGCCTCCCCACCTTTCCAAACAGTTCAA ATGCCTAGACAAAGCATTGCTGACAACAGCTGGTTTCATGGAGGATGGGAAGGTGTGCAGCGCAGTTGAGGTTGAAGAAGCGAAGGCGGTACTAAGGCTCGTTCCAATATGGGTGTCATGCTTGGGATATGCTGTAGTGTTCGCGCAATGTTCGACCTTCTTTACAAAGCAAGGGGTGACAATGGACAGAACCATCACCTCAAACTTCAGAATTCCAGCTGCTTCTCTACAATCTTTTATCTCCATCGCCATTATTCTCATCGTTCCGCTATACGACAGAATTTTCGTTCGGGTAGCAAGAGCTATAACTATGAAGCCCTCAGGATTTACCATGCTTCAGAgaattggaattggaatgaTTTTATCTGCTATTTCCATGGTGATTGCAGCTCTAGTTGAGATGAAAAGGCTTCAAAGTGCAGAAGAAAACGGGTTGGTTAATAAGCCAAATGCAACTATTCCAATGAGTATATGGTGGTTGGTTCCCCAATACATATTGTTTGGTGCTGCAGATGTGTTCACCATGATTGGTCTGCAAGAGTTCTTCTATGATCAGGTCCCAGTAGAACTAAGGAGTATAGGCATTTCCCTTTATCTTAGCATATTTGGTGTAGGCAGCATCTTAAGCAGCCTACTTATCTCTGCTATAGACAAAGTGAGCAATGGTACCTGGTTCAACGATAACCTAAACCGAGCGCATCTTGATTacttctattggcttcttgctGGACTCAACGCTGTAGGATTGGCTTCATTTTGGTATTTTGCCAAATCTTACATCTACAAAAGGGAAAGTACAGGGTAG
- the LOC119989206 gene encoding protein NRT1/ PTR FAMILY 5.10-like, producing MATGIDEEETPLLELQVDGFVDYKGRPILKSYSGGWRSAAFLIGVEVAERFSYYGIASNLITFLTGSLGESTTTAAENVNLWTGVSMLLPILGGFVADSFFGRYRTIVIASIIYILGLGLLSLLAVLTSGSSSSSNIYVILFYVALYLVAIGQGGHKPCVQAFGADQFDGKDPEESKSKSSFFNWWYFSSNVGILVTFSVLVYIQDNLSWAFGFGIPCIVMVAALFIFLLGSRTYRYSAKTDKKHPFVRIGRVFVAAVRNRKITPLAMAPEEEGCGSLPPHLSQQLKCLDKALLTTAGFMEDGKVCSAGEVEEAKAVLRLIPIWVSCLGYAVAFAQSSTFFTKQGATMDRTITSNFRIPAASLQSFICIAIILIVPIYDRIFVRVSRAITMKPSGVTMLQRIGIGMVLSAISMVIAALVEMKRLKTAEENGLVNKPNATIPMSIWWLVPQYILFGAADVFTMVGLQEFFYDQVPVELRSIGLSLYLSIFGVGNILSSLLISATDKVSDGTWFNDNLNLAHLDYFYWLLAGLSAVGLASFWYFAKSYIYKRESTG from the exons ATGGCAACTGgcattgatgaagaagaaaccCCGCTATTGGAACTACAAGTCGACGGCTTCGTCGACTACAAAGGCCGTCCAATCCTCAAATCCTACTCCGGCGGTTGGAGATCTGCTGCTTTCCTTATTG GAGTTGAAGTGGCGGAGAGGTTCTCCTATTACGGGATCGCTTCCAACCTTATAACATTCTTGACGGGGTCGCTTGGGGAGTCCACAACTACAGCTGCTGAAAACGTGAACTTGTGGACTGGCGTATCTATGCTGTTGCCTATTCTTGGTGGCTTTGTAGCTGATTCTTTCTTTGGAAGATACCGCACCATCGTCATTGCTTCGATTATTTACATCTTG GGACTAGGCTTGCTGTCTCTGCTTGCCGTGCTTACTTCCGGCAGCAGTTCTTCTTCTAATATCTATGTAATTTTATTCTACGTTGCTTTATATCTAGTGGCAATTGGACAAGGTGGGCACAAGCCTTGTGTTCAAGCTTTTGGAGCAGATCAGTTTGATGGGAAAGATCCAGAGGAGAGCAAATCCAAAAGCTCTTTCTTCAATTGGTGGTATTTCAGTTCAAACGTTGGCATCCTCGTAACGTTTTCAGTCTTGGTCTATATTCAAGACAACCTTAGTTGGGCCTTTGGATTCGGAATCCCTTGTATTGTGATGGTGGCTGCATTGTTCATTTTCTTGCTTGGAAGTAGGACTTATAGATATAGTGCCAAGACTGATAAGAAACACCCATTTGTGAGAATTGGCCGAGTGTTTGTGGCAGCAGTTAGGAACCGGAAAATTACTCCTCTGGCAATGGCTCCCGAAGAGGAAGGTTGTGGCTCCTTGCCTCCCCACCTTTCCCAACAGTTAAA ATGCCTAGACAAAGCACTGCTGACAACAGCTGGTTTCATGGAGGATGGGAAGGTGTGCAGCGCAGGTGAGGTAGAAGAAGCGAAGGCGGTACTAAGGCTCATTCCAATATGGGTTTCATGCTTGGGATACGCTGTAGCATTCGCGCAATCTTCGACCTTCTTTACAAAGCAAGGGGCTACTATGGACAGAACCATCACATCAAACTTCAGAATTCCAGCTGCTTCTCTACAATCTTTTATCTGCATCGCCATTATTCTCATCGTTCCGATATATGACCGTATTTTCGTTCGGGTATCAAGAGCTATAACTATGAAGCCCTCAGGAGTTACCATGCTTCAGAGAATTGGAATTGGAATGGTTTTATCTGCTATCTCCATGGTGATTGCAGCTCTAGTTGAGATGAAAAGGCTTAAAACTGCAGAAGAAAATGGGTTGGTTAATAAGCCAAATGCAACTATTCCAATGAGTATATGGTGGTTGGTTCCCCAATACATACTGTTTGGTGCTGCAGATGTGTTCACCATGGTTGGACTACAAGAGTTCTTCTATGATCAGGTCCCAGTAGAACTAAGGAGTATAGGTCTTTCCCTTTATCTTAGTATATTTGGTGTAGGCAACATCTTAAGCAGCCTACTTATCTCTGCTACAGACAAAGTGAGCGACGGTACCTGGTTCAACGACAACCTAAACCTGGCGCATCTTGATTacttctattggcttcttgctGGACTCAGCGCGGTAGGATTGGCTTCATTTTGGTATTTTGCCAAATCTTACATCTATAAAAGGGAAAGCACAGGGTAA
- the LOC119989220 gene encoding phosphatidylinositol N-acetylglucosaminyltransferase subunit C-like, producing the protein MDAINRYNSSPTQPKWRKVAYGGMQPGYDDNHTDETFLEDMVMNANVVKRDMLKVMQDSVSIAEYLCIVALVVLVWTYTLGLTLNERSLLLIDVGLLGSGFSVLLLTEEMLSLSLLFHYFLNISFFITGLYVLAPIYQTLTRSISSDSILAVTISLLILHLFLHDYSGSTIRAPGAHKNPSLTSCISLNASIVASVFTASRLPTSLHVFAIMLFSLQVFLFAPLVTYCVKKYSFRLHLIFSFGLMVVTLALVYMLHRLVFVMLLGLLVFVTVVCPYWLIRIHGYKFEINGPWDEAKLCFDIAD; encoded by the coding sequence ATGGATGCCATCAATAGATATAATTCTTCTCCAACTCAACCCAAATGGAGAAAGGTGGCATATGGAGGAATGCAACCTGGATATGACGACAACCACACTGATGAGACGTTTTTGGAAGACATGGTCATGAATGCCAACGTTGTTAAAAGGGATATGCTTAAAGTTATGCAAGATTCGGTTTCGATAGCTGAATACCTGTGCATTGTTGCCCTCGTCGTCTTAGTTTGGACCTATACACTTGGATTAACTCTTAACGAAAGATCCCTCCTGCTTATTGATGTAGGGCTTCTTGGATCAGGTTTCTCTGTTCTGCTTCTGACTGAAGAAATGCTTTCCCTCAGTCTGCTCTTCCATTATTTCCTAAACATCTCATTTTTCATTACTGGTTTATATGTTTTGGCTCCCATTTATCAAACCCTAACGAGGTCTATCAGCTCGGACTCTATTTTGGCAGTAACTATTTCACTTCTTATACTCCATCTCTTCCTCCATGACTACTCTGGATCCACTATAAGGGCCCCGGGGGCTCATAAAAATCCAAGCTTGACCAGCTGTATTTCCTTAAACGCTTCCATCGTTGCTTCAGTTTTCACCGCATCTCGCCTCCCGACAAGCCTGCATGTTTTCGCCATCATGTTATTCTCCTTGCAGGTGTTCCTCTTTGCTCCATTGGTCACATACTGTGTAAAGAAATACTCCTTCCGCTTGCACCTAATATTTTCCTTTGGGTTGATGGTTGTCACCTTGGCTTTAGTTTACATGCTTCACAGGTTAGTTTTTGTGATGTTGTTAGGCTTATTGGTTTTTGTGACTGTTGTGTGCCCATATTGGCTCATACGGATTCACGGATACAAGTTTGAGATCAATGGCCCTTGGGATGAGGCTAAGCTTTGTTTTGATATAGCAGATTAA
- the LOC119987621 gene encoding inactive TPR repeat-containing thioredoxin TTL3-like — protein MGDTSPDRKSGCGLLNAVLGRRNFWQRRATSTGSLPTASNGTLVKTPSTPNSKRRRGGSGSGSDEAAFLGPSMNVPEAHQKPITRAPNHPKIPPAVYQQPPVNVRRNPDHESNRISPNQGYVNQGRRVPKEAIGISGELESVIADHQKSKGSNTLVRASSGNVMLMGNLGNLRQPGGGGGGGGGRGNTNSYNVLDHLPKTAREETTMPYGRYPNSVMGNVVKKTNEAEKPKEEQSAGSLCRAISTRMDPEQLKIMGNEDYKNGNFAEALALYDAAISIDPNKASYRSNKSAALTALGRILDAVFECREAIRIDPRYHRAHHRLANLYLRLGEAEKAIYHYKHAGPEADHIDISKAKTLQAHLSKCTEARRLRDWNTLIKETANTMSAGADSAPQIYALQAEALLKLHRHQEADDALTKGPNFEVDACTKFFGPIGNANLLVVRAQVDLAVGRFDDALASAQRAARLDSNNKEVNMVMRRARAVGAARSNGNEHFKASKYKEACGAYGEGLDHDPYNSVLLCNRAACKSKLGHYEKAVEDCTAALNVRPNYSKARLRRADCNAKLGRWEASIQDYEVLQKETPEDEEIKRALSEAQAQLKKRRGV, from the exons ATGGGAGACACCTCTCCTGATAGAAAATCAGGTTGTGGGCTGTTAAATGCAGTTTTAGGTCGCCGGAACTTCTGGCAGAGAAGAGCTACCTCTACAGGCTCGCTTCCTACTGCCAGCAATGGAACATTAGTCAAAACACCAAGCACTCCAAACTCGAAAAGGCGGAGAGGAggctctggctctggctctgATGAGGCAGCATTTCTAGGCCCTTCAATGAATGTACCAGAAGCACATCAAAAACCAATCACAAGAGCTCCTAATCATCCCAAGATTCCTCCTGCTGTATATCAACAACCACCAGTCAATGTTAGAAGAAATCCTGATCATGAATCAAACAGGATTTCACCTAACCAAGGTTATGTTAATCAAGGTAGGAGGGTGCCTAAGGAGGCAATAGGAATTTCTGGAGAGCTGGAGAGCGTGATTGCTGATCATCAGAAATCAAAGGGAAGCAATACGCTTGTTCGGGCTTCATCGGGCAATGTCATGCTTATGGGAAATTTAGGCAATTTGAGGCAaccaggaggaggaggaggaggaggaggaggaagaggaaataCAAATTCCTATAATGTTCTTGATCATCTACCCAAGACAGCTAGAGAAGAAACCACAATGCCTTATGGAAGATACCCAAATAGTGTGATGGGAAATGTAgtgaagaaaacaaatgaagCGGAGAAGCCTAAAGAAGAACAATCTGCAGGTTCCTTATGCAGAGCTATATCTACCAGAATGGACCCTGAGCAGTTGAAAATTATGGGTAATGAAGATTACAAGAACGGAAATTTCGCAGAGGCGTTGGCTTTATATGATGCAGCTATCTCAATTGACCCAAATAAGGCTTCTTATAGGAGCAACAAGAGCGCGGCGTTAACAGCTCTGGGTAGGATTCTTGACGCTGTTTTTGAGTGCAGAGAAGCAATCCGGATTGACCCTCGTTATCACAGAGCACATCATCGTCTGGCGAACTTGTATCTCAG ATTAGGTGAAGCAGAGAAGGCTATATATCACTACAAACATGCAGGACCAGAAGCAGACCATATCGACATATCAAAAGCCAAAACCCTTCAAGCTCATCTCAGCAAATGCACCGAGGCTCGAAGGTTACGAGATTGGAACACCCTGATCAAAGAGACTGCCAACACTATGTCTGCTGGTGCAGATTCTGCTCCACAG ATTTATGCATTGCAAGCTGAGGCCCTATTGAAGCTCCATAGACACCAGGAAGCAGATGATGCATTGACAAAAGGTCCGAACTTTGAAGTCGATGCTTGTACCAAATTTTTCGGTCCTATTGGTAATGCGAATTTGCTGGTAGTACGAGCTCAAGTTGACTTAGCGGTTGGAAG ATTTGATGATGCACTGGCTTCCGCACAGCGAGCCGCCCGGCTAGATTCGAACAACAAGGAGGTTAACATGGTAATGAGAAGGGCTAGAGCCGTGGGTGCAGCTAGATCAAATGGGAATGAGCACTTCAAGGCTTCAAAATATAAAGAGGCATGTGGTGCGTATGGGGAGGGGCTTGACCACGACCCATACAACTCAGTCTTGTTGTGCAACCGTGCCGCTTGTAAGTCCAAGCTCGGCCACTATGAGAAAGCTGTAGAAGACTGTACTGCTGCCCTGAATGTGCGTCCTAATTACAGCAAAGCAAGACTAAGAAGAGCCGACTGTAATGCCAAG TTGGGGAGATGGGAGGCCTCAATACAAGACTACGAGGTGTTGCAAAAGGAGACACCCGAGGACGAGGAGATAAAGCGGGCCTTATCAGAAGCCCAAGCCCAGCTCAAGAAACGGAGAGGAGTGTGA